Sequence from the Mesorhizobium sp. PAMC28654 genome:
GATATAGTCCGCCAGTTCGCCGGCGATGTAGCTGGGGCCATTATCGCTGAGCAGCCGAGGCTTGTGGTGCACATGGGCCTGGTCGCACCCTGAGGCAGTAAGTGCCATGTCCAGCGTGTCGGTGACGTCCTCGGCCCGCATGGTGCTGCACAGTTTCCAGGCGATGATGTAGCGGGAGTAATCGTCGAGCACGGTCGACAGGTACATCCAGCCCCAGCCGATGATCTTGAAGTAGGTGAAGTCCGTCTGCCACATCTCGTTGGGTCGCGTCGTCTTGGTGTGGAACTCGTTCGCCGCCTTGATCACCACATAGGCCGGGCTGGTGATCAGATCGTAGGCCTTGAGGAGCCGGTAAACGCTGGCTTCTGACACGAAGTAGCGCGTCTCGTCGGTGAACCGTACTGCCAGTTCGCGCGGGGAGAGCTCGGACTGCTCCAGCGCCAGTTCGATGATCTGGTCATGGATGGCAGGCGGGATGCGGTTCCACACCCGGCTCGGCGCCGAGGGCCGATCCTGCAGCGCCTCAGGCCCGCCCTCGACATAACGGTCATACCAGCGATAGAAGGTCCGGCGCGGGATGCCCAGTCGGTCCAGCGTTTTGCGGGTTGGCAGGTGTGACTGCTCGACGATCCTGATGATCTCGAGCTTTTCGGATGCGGGATATCTCATTCTTGCTCGTCCCCATCCGCGATCATGCTTTTTTTGAGCAGACGGTTTTCCAGTGTCAGATCAGCGACGCATTCCTTCAGCGCGCCGGCCTCCCGGCGCAAATCCTTGACCTCGTCGCTGGTGGCAGCACGAGCGGTATCACCCGCCAATCGGCGCTTGCCGGCCTCCATGAACTCCTTGGACCAGGTGTAATACAGGCTCTGCGCGATCCCTTCCTTGCGGCACAGCTCGGCGATGCTGTCTTCGCCGCGCAGCCCGTCCAGCACGATCCGGATCTTGTCTTCCGCTGAAAAATGCCGCCGGGTCGCCCGGCGAATGTCCTTTACCACCTGCTCGGCAGGCTTCTTGGCACTTGAGGATTTAGGGCTCATCTTGGTTCCTTCGTCGTGACGACGAGATCAAAACCCTCCTTAATTCACAACCTCAAATCTGGGACACAGGTGCTGACGGGGAACACCTGCGCGCGGCGGGCAAGCTGAAGCTGATCTGGGACATACGCCTGCTCTATGGCGGGCGGCATCGCGACCATCCGGCGATCACCATCCTGCGTGGCCGGAAAGTGATGGTCGAACCGCTCGGCGATGTCGAGAAGAACGGCGCGCTGGTCGACATAGACGGCGAGTCACCCGGGCGTATTCCCGCGACCTTCGAGATCCTCCCGGGGGCGCTGACGCTCAGATACTGAGGCTCTGGTCGATACCAGCTCAAGCCGGCTTAAAGAGCGTTGCGGCGAGGTAGAGCGCCAGCACCACGAAGATGAACAGGTCCGAGATCATGGCGATGTTCTCATTGGTGTTGCGGTCGCCTTTGCGCAGATGCAGGGCACCCGCCAGTCCGTAGAACAGGCCACCGGCGATCGCCGCCGGCACCACCCATTCGCGGTTCAGCAGCGACAGGCCGCCCAGCACGCCGATGGCGAAATTGGCGAAGCCAAGCTCGCGGACAATGATCTGCGCCGCCTTGTCCTTGATGCCGAAGATGGTGTCGGCGGTGAAGGCGGGGTTGGCCATCTGCCTGACGCCGGCAAGCAGCAGCCGCATGCCGACCGCCCAGAAGACGAACCATTTGCCGATGAGAAATACGAGGCTGGCGTCGCTGTGGAATGCGGATTCGATAAGGATCGAGAGGATGGGGAAGACCCCCATCA
This genomic interval carries:
- a CDS encoding IS3 family transposase (programmed frameshift) — its product is MSPKSSSAKKPAEQVVKDIRRATRRHFSAEDKIRIVLDGLRGEDSIAELCRKEGIAQSLYYTWSKEFMEAGKRRLAGDTARAATSDEVKDLRREAGALKECVADLTLENRLLKKKHDRGWGRARMRYPASEKLEIIRIVEQSHLPTRKTLDRLGIPRRTFYRWYDRYVEGGPEALQDRPSAPSRVWNRIPPAIHDQIIELALEQSELSPRELAVRFTDETRYFVSEASVYRLLKAYDLITSPAYVVIKAANEFHTKTTRPNEMWQTDFTYFKIIGWGWMYLSTVLDDYSRYIIAWKLCSTMRAEDVTDTLDMALTASGCDQAHVHHKPRLLSDNGPSYIAGELADYIQDQRMSHVRGAPMHPQTQGKIERWHQTLKNRILLENYFLPGDLEAQIAAFVEHYNHRRYHESLANVTPADAYFGRAAAIIKQRERIKRQTIQHRRLQHRKIAA
- a CDS encoding DUF6790 family protein, with the protein product MYLAVVVLLMGVFPILSILIESAFHSDASLVFLIGKWFVFWAVGMRLLLAGVRQMANPAFTADTIFGIKDKAAQIIVRELGFANFAIGVLGGLSLLNREWVVPAAIAGGLFYGLAGALHLRKGDRNTNENIAMISDLFIFVVLALYLAATLFKPA